Genomic segment of Malania oleifera isolate guangnan ecotype guangnan chromosome 7, ASM2987363v1, whole genome shotgun sequence:
CCTTCTGCACCTTCTAGAATTGCAACCTATCAAGAAGAATAAGCTTGTAATGGCAATGTGTGTGATACAAGAACTTTCTTATAGTCTTCTAGTGTATTGCAAAAATTGTTGAATGAGACAGACACTTGATACTAGTCGACTAGGAGAACATTTCTTGCAGCTTTCTATGATGAATCACCATAGAGAACCAAGTGACTGCAATGAGGAGAAAGATGTACCTCTAGATGATCAAAGGAATAAGAAAAGAAAGTATTGGAAGAACTTTGATGATGCAAAGTTGTTCAAAGTTAGTAGTATATCAATCATGTTTAGagaatttgaaaattaagaaatcatGAACATTTTCCCTAATTTATGCTTAATTAAATATATAGGAAACATATGGCTAAAATTAAATGTGTACTAAGAACTGAGATCCGACCACTTGCAAAGAAAAGCCAATGGAGCATAGACTTATGTGCATATATGCATAGGAAACTGCTTTGGGACGTGAAGGGACATCTTAAACAAATgaattgtttattttttaatcttATTCCAATATAAGGTGAAGTGTCATATCGCAACCTTATAATATTTGAGGTATATATAAAACATGAAAGCAAAAGCTTAATTAGTCTTATCCTCGATCTTAATATGTTGCTAATGAGAGCAAGGGACACTTGATGAGAATAGAGTCTTTTTCAGCTTCTATAACAAACTCTTTGAACATAAGAAAAGGTGAAGTCATAACATAGAGCTATAAACTTGAGGGTAGACATCTTACCAACTACAAATGCTTAGCTTAAATATGATGTAAGCTGGGAACAACCTAAAGATATATCTTGGCAAGCTTCTTATAAAAAATCCAACCAGACCTAATTATTAGCAGCGTTAGTAATTGAAAGATATAAACACAAACCGCACAATGGTAGTATAATTGGTGAAGCATAAAAGATGATTGAGCCCCAAGTGCATGGATCAAACTCAAGTAAAGCACTAAACACCACATTTAGTATCCTTTCCTTATCTAATTTCACAAAAATTGAAAGTAATTACCTACTATTCAGTTGTTTACGCACAAGAGTgcaactagttattttatgatatatatatatatatattgccttTACACTAACTTGGGTAGAGTAGGACTATCACTCGAACATTATTGATCTATTTCTTTCCATGTTTACTATGGGAAGGCATACAACAGCTAGTCGAACTATGCACGTTGCATGGTTGAATCTTGTGTCAAATTGTTTCCATATATGAATTGATCCCATTACCTTAGACAATTATATTGTTCATTAGTTTCATAGAAAAAGGGAATCTCTACAAAATAGTCTTTGCAttgattaaaataatgaaaaaatcattaagaaaaaaaaaaaaacgaattaAGTAGACAAAATGGACTTCGCAAGAACCAAGGGTAAATTTGTAATTTCAGTAGGATGGATACATGTCTTATATTATGATTTCCCGTGAGGAAACTGACGACCTCATGCAGGCGGAAAGAAACAAGACATCTTATGGGTTTGAGAGTTCATCCCCCCCTTTAAAAAGCCCTTTATCCTGCTTTGCTAGCAAAACAGGAGGAGGGACAGATCGAAGAGGAGCTAGCTAGCTAGAGACCTGCTGACACAAAATAGCTGGTAAAGAAAAGAGCGGTGCAAACTTATATTGAAGCTAGCATGGTGTCAAGAGAGCAGAAAAGAGCAGCTCTATATGAAAAGTTGCAGCTACTTCGTTCTGTCACAAACTCTACAGCTGTAATTCCCTCACCCCCTTAAACACTTTGTTTTTTTCCTAGGTAGATACCTACCGACCTAGCCCTTCCCTGTGCGTAGATGGAGCTTCAAGCTTTTATCAacctagctatatatatatatatatatatatatacatggcaATTAATACTACTTCATCAGCTGTGATGAAAACACGTGATAAAGATCTGCAGAAAGAACTTGAGAAAACCTCTTCTGATCTTCATCTCTTTAATTCTCAATCTGATCTTACCTTCCCTAGTTAGCACATACCAATAGATGGTGTTAGCTGTGATACTATTCCCTCttttctcatcattttttttttttcttatcactATTCGGTGAATTTCCATGTTTGGCAGGTAAACAAAACCTCAATAATAGTGGATGCATCCAGATACATAGAGGACTTGAAGCAAAGAGTAGAGAGACTCAACCAAGACATAGGAACTTCACATATTTCAAGTGGACAGAATCCATTACCTGTGGTACACATCGAATTAATAATCGACTGAAACAACATCCTGGAGACACGACCCGGGATTTGTTTAGGGGGATATTGAACACATCTAGCCCCTCAATAATATCATTGATGCAgttctttttttttctcaatttatagTTGTCTATATATCATGAACTGTAGTATGCTACTCTCTTATAGATGTTTTTTGTTTTATCATATCTCAGCAAGTTACAGTGGAGACAGTGGAGCAGGGTTTCCTTATTAATGTGTTCTCAGAAAAGAATTCCCCCGGCTTGCTCGTGTCCATACTGGAAGCCTTTGAGGAGCTGGGCCTTGATGTGGTTGATGCAAGAGTTTCTTGCACAGAGAGTTTCCATCTAGAAGCCGTTGGGGGAGAGGTGACTTTATTTCTTTTCCAGAACTAATTTCTTTTCATATTAATTTTATGCTGCTTGAGGTACACTACAAAACTTGTCCAGAGCAGGGGATGGCCCCATGGTTATGGACTCATCCTAACCCTCATATAGTACTTGACCACTTGGAATCTCTCTCCTCTCCACTCACATCAAAGAAATGCATTGCATTAATTGTTAGAGCCTCATAATTTCAATTGAGACTCGGgttcaaatttatttttgagtaTTGGGAATTGTGACTTTTCGTTTgacataaaattaaatttaagtaGAGACTAGAGAAATGATAGAGGTGGATCCATATTGATCCTGCTTAATTAATTGGATGTTCCAAAAGTCCTTGATTAAATGCATTATCTCACACACAAAGCaatcatattttcaatatatatgcAATTGGTTCCGCATTATTCCCAAAATACTCTTCATTTTTTCAAGtttaagattaaaaaaaagaATTCTACTAATGGGTAATTAATAAACTAagatttattgaaaaataatccATAACTCTGTAACTGTCTCCCTTTATTTCTACaactttttttactatttttataaatttaagatTGTGGAGCACACACATAATTAGagcataaatatatacatatatacatatgttgaataattgttTGCAGCCTGCAGTAACTTTATAATTTgtaaatcaaattaaaaaaatctCATGCTACCTAGTTTTGTGTCCTGTCTGTTTAATTTGTAAATAGCTGCAAGAAAGAAGTGTGCGGATCAACCTTAAAATTTATttcagtgttttttttttcttttcattgtgAGTACTGCTAAGCATCGAGTACTTGTATTTCCTTCATTTTTTACATTACtactgaaaaacaaaaaaaaaatcctttcaaACATTCTTAATTCATTCATTCCTCTTCTTTCTCGGTCAATTCAGAAGCAGCCAAGCTGCACTACAGATTATAAACAATATCCCATCTTAAATTCTCTTTTTACCCAGTTCGGATATTAGAATTCAAaacttttaattaaatgcttGGTACAATGAACTAAAATAAATTGGAAGTGAAAGAGAATGAAAAATGATACTACAAATATCTAAAACtataaataataatttcatttgATTCCATTCCAACATATCAAACAAGTCATAACATGAAAGCCACATCTCTCACTGTTGGACGGCCCTTTGCGGCTAGTCTAACTAATTAGGAGTTACAACTTGGTGGGCATACAACTTACCCAATACCCAATTGGCTCATTAtatttaatgcatgcatcatttATTATGTTCGAATTTGTATGGTACCTTTCAAAATGTTCTCATGATGTTTTTTCCTTTATCAATTTCTTACAGTAAATCAATACCATATTAACACCTTAATGTGCAGAATCAAGGGCATGCTGATTGCATGGATGCTCAAGTGGTGAAACAAGCAGTGCTGCACGCTATCTGGAACTGCAGTGAAAATAGTGACCAGCAAGACTGAACATCCccacaccacccccccccccccccctggggGAGCCACCACCACCAAAGTAAATACATCTTTAAGTAATTTgttgtttcttcttcttcaaatTCCTCTCTGCTTCGATTTTCTTTCCTTCTTCAATGAAGGGAATTGTCAAGTGTAAGATGCCTCTCCAGCCATGATAATAACATCCAGGTTTTTCAATCACAGAACTTGAGCAGTAAattataaagaaaagaaaaaggaaaaaaacaatATCCATCAAAACTCCAAACCTGCACGATCAGGAACATATATGATGATGATATACAGTGATTTGTTGCTTTAATTTTCAACAATAGGTATATATTCGAATTCTATCTTTAATGAAAAATGTTATTAACTAGTCATTTCTAATGATGAGCATTTGTTAAGAGGACAAGTGGCTTGGGAGTTGAGATGAGCTAACTACTGCCTTGATGAAATTGCTTTGGGTGATACATAGTATACATGAAACTATTTGTCATGTTGTTGGGTGCGGCATTAAAGGCCAACCTATGCAGAAAAGGGGTGAGTATCATTTTTTGTTGTTTTGGGAGAAGACCAGTCAACCAATTACAAAGGGAACTGCACTGTCATGATAgaggatcagtttgtggtggtgaaTAGCTAGGAGGCTTGGCAATTTTGTTTTGAACTCATTTTTGGTGATGATTTTGGTTTCTTACTTTATGAAGACTTTTCCCCCATACAAAAGGGACCACAAAATTAAACAATTGTGTTAAGAAAATTACCCAAACAAAGATAAATTCATCTGAAGCAAATAAATGCTGGGAATCATACTTGAAATTGGTCAAAATGATTCAAAAGGAATACTCACTAGACACAGGTTGATTTGTAGtggttcaaatttgacttaagCAATTTGTCTGTAAATTTATGTGTTGTAAAATGTACCAAAAAATACAAGATATatatttctcttcttctcttcttctttttctctatGTTATTTCACATTCTGAATTTTTTCATGATATCATAGCGTGAAATTTCTTTGGGATGAATTTATTTTCTCTTCTCAATTCCTCTCTACTCTTGCTTATAAAAATTAGAGTTTTTCTTCTTTCGATTGACCATCAACGTGACTATCACATGTTGATTGACATTCATTTGCCCCTTTATATATTATggttgcttctttttttttttctgtaagtCGAAGTAAAGGCGTCATCCTAAACATTTCTGCCAAGAAGTTTTCTCCTTCTCTCGGTCTTTTTGTCGAATAGGTGAAATACACCATCTGAAATTCACTATTTAGGGCTATTGAAGAAGAAGTTTACGTGACCAGCCCGTGActctaaaaaaatataaaataaataaaataaactcctCAGATTCCTCCCTCCCAATGGCTTCCAATGTTGAAAGCACACAAAGTTCTCCACATTCTGATGATCCAAGTCTTGCCTTGTATCTTCACAATTCTAACAATCCTGGTGTTACTTTGGTCTCTCATCCACTGACCGAAACTAATTATACCACGTGGAGTCAATCCATGCTTATCACACTCAGCACCAAAAATAAGGTCGGTTTCATTGATTACACCATTCCCAAGCCTTCAAAATCCTCAACTGCAGAATATTGCTAGTGGTTACGCTGCAACAATATGATAAAAGCATAGTTGA
This window contains:
- the LOC131159895 gene encoding uncharacterized protein LOC131159895 isoform X2; the protein is MVSREQKRAALYEKLQLLRSVTNSTAVNKTSIIVDASRYIEDLKQRVERLNQDIGTSHISSGQNPLPQVTVETVEQGFLINVFSEKNSPGLLVSILEAFEELGLDVVDARVSCTESFHLEAVGGENQGHADCMDAQVVKQAVLHAIWNCSENSDQQD
- the LOC131159895 gene encoding uncharacterized protein LOC131159895 isoform X1, whose protein sequence is MVSREQKRAALYEKLQLLRSVTNSTAVNKTSIIVDASRYIEDLKQRVERLNQDIGTSHISSGQNPLPVQVTVETVEQGFLINVFSEKNSPGLLVSILEAFEELGLDVVDARVSCTESFHLEAVGGENQGHADCMDAQVVKQAVLHAIWNCSENSDQQD